From a single Nitrospira sp. genomic region:
- a CDS encoding kinase, with protein MIITRTPFRISFFGGGTDYPAWYQEHGGVVLATSIDKYCHISCRYLPPFFEHKHRIVYSIIENVRRVEEIKHPAVRAILAWAGCDDQGLEIHHDGDLPARSGLGSSSSFTVGLIHALAALRGRYIPKDELANQAINMEQHIIKENVGSQDQISAAFGGFNRIDFKRNDTFQVSPIVLAKDRLHDFQSHLMLCFTGFSRIASEVAKSKIDNFKSREAELHRMKEMVDEAIMILQNPKIPIEEVGRLLHQSWLCKRSLSDRVSTPAIDALYEEAMRVGALGGKILGAGGGGFLLLFVRPELQAKVQERLKHLVHVPFRFENSGSRVVLYQPNGLS; from the coding sequence ATGATCATCACGCGAACACCATTCCGTATTTCATTTTTCGGCGGCGGTACCGACTATCCGGCTTGGTATCAGGAGCATGGCGGAGTTGTGTTGGCGACCTCGATCGATAAATATTGCCATATCAGCTGCCGGTACCTCCCACCTTTTTTTGAACACAAGCACCGCATCGTCTATTCGATTATCGAGAATGTGCGTCGTGTCGAGGAGATCAAGCACCCGGCCGTCCGCGCCATTCTTGCGTGGGCAGGGTGCGATGATCAGGGGCTTGAGATTCATCACGACGGCGATTTGCCTGCACGATCGGGCCTCGGATCAAGTTCGTCGTTTACGGTTGGGTTGATTCATGCGTTAGCCGCGTTGCGGGGCAGATACATTCCGAAAGACGAGCTTGCTAACCAAGCGATCAATATGGAGCAGCACATCATCAAGGAGAATGTCGGGTCGCAGGATCAGATCTCAGCTGCATTCGGAGGATTCAATCGAATCGACTTCAAGCGGAACGATACCTTCCAGGTCTCGCCTATCGTCTTAGCGAAAGACCGGTTGCATGATTTTCAATCACATCTCATGCTGTGTTTTACCGGATTCTCACGAATCGCATCGGAGGTTGCCAAATCAAAGATCGATAACTTCAAGAGTCGGGAGGCAGAGCTTCATCGCATGAAAGAGATGGTTGACGAAGCCATCATGATCCTTCAGAACCCCAAGATACCGATCGAGGAAGTCGGCAGGTTGCTGCATCAGAGCTGGCTCTGTAAACGCAGTCTCTCTGACAGAGTATCGACACCGGCAATCGACGCGCTCTATGAAGAAGCGATGAGAGTGGGAGCCTTGGGTGGGAAGATTCTCGGAGCAGGTGGCGGCGGCTTTCTCCTCCTGTTTGTGAGGCCTGAGCTACAAGCAAAAGTTCAGGAACGTTTGAAGCATCTGGTACATGTGCCATTCCGATTTGAAAACTCAGGCAGTCGCGTCGTGTTATACCAACCCAATGGTCTTTCCTGA
- a CDS encoding GDP-L-fucose synthase gives MQRDATIYVAGHAGLIGSAVVRRLERDGYRTPITRQRSELDLQDGKQVSAFFKKINPAYVILAAGRVGGIMENQTCPADFMDENMAIQLNVLMAARRVGVQRLILFGSSCMYPRECPQPMAEHALLSGKPEPTSLPYAISKLAGTYLCLAYNKQDHATRFIPVIPNSAYGPYDNFDPSSAHVLSALLARFHQAKVTGAESVTLWGSGMPRREFIHADDIATACVLLLKEDNLALELPLNLGVGNDISIKELAELIADVVGYRGELRWDLTKPDGAPRKLLDSARIQSIGWKPQVELGQGLAETYQWYVDHVDTATASVHEA, from the coding sequence ATGCAGCGGGATGCCACCATCTATGTTGCAGGCCATGCCGGGCTTATCGGCTCGGCGGTCGTTCGGCGGTTGGAGCGGGATGGGTACCGCACTCCGATCACCAGACAGCGAAGTGAATTAGATCTGCAGGACGGCAAACAGGTCTCAGCGTTCTTCAAAAAGATTAATCCGGCGTACGTGATTCTCGCTGCTGGACGAGTCGGTGGAATAATGGAAAATCAGACATGTCCCGCCGATTTCATGGATGAGAATATGGCCATACAGCTCAATGTGCTGATGGCTGCGCGTCGGGTCGGGGTGCAGCGGCTGATTCTTTTCGGCTCTTCCTGCATGTATCCTAGAGAATGCCCTCAGCCGATGGCTGAACATGCGCTCTTGTCGGGCAAGCCTGAACCGACGAGCTTGCCGTACGCGATTTCGAAGCTCGCAGGGACGTATCTGTGTCTGGCGTATAACAAGCAGGACCATGCAACCCGTTTCATTCCGGTGATCCCGAATAGTGCCTATGGGCCGTACGACAATTTTGACCCAAGCTCAGCTCATGTGCTGTCGGCACTTCTGGCGCGTTTTCATCAGGCCAAGGTGACCGGTGCTGAATCAGTCACGCTATGGGGAAGCGGTATGCCGAGACGGGAGTTCATCCATGCAGACGATATTGCGACGGCATGTGTGCTTCTGTTGAAAGAGGATAATCTTGCCCTCGAGCTTCCTCTCAATCTTGGGGTTGGGAATGATATATCCATTAAAGAGCTGGCAGAGTTAATAGCTGATGTCGTCGGGTATCGAGGAGAACTAAGATGGGACCTGACCAAGCCGGACGGTGCGCCTAGGAAACTGCTGGATAGTGCACGAATTCAGTCGATTGGATGGAAGCCTCAAGTCGAGCTTGGTCAGGGTCTGGCGGAGACCTATCAGTGGTATGTGGATCATGTCGACACGGCGACTGCATCCGTACACGAGGCTTGA
- a CDS encoding B12-binding domain-containing radical SAM protein — protein MDVLFVNADSSLQAYQGLAKTYSAIEPPTWALLLAQSCRARGFGVMILDCDAEKLSLSEAVTRIQGESPRLVVFVVYGQNPNSGTTGMIGASALAAELKQQHPNVPVCFVGSHISALPIEVLQLPFVDFVLLNEGVYALQNLLQTDLQSRLEVVKGIGYKTRDSGGSCRVVLNEPQSVVPQDRMDTDMPGYAWDLLPYRSRPLDLYRAHFWHAEFDHEKRTPFAAIYTSLGCTFACDFCMINILNRVDNGSSVDAAQSRGMRFWSAKLIAGELEKLAEMGVETIRISDEMFFLNRKYYEPLLQDVIQRNLALRMWAYARVDTVRHEYIDLFRRAGINWLALGIEAGNQTVRQEVSKGSFQEVNIRAVCDKVRAEGMNIISNYIFGFPDDTLETMRETSDLALELNTEMANMYPCQALPGSPMYHMAKQQGWKLPESYSGYAFLSYDSQPLPTKHVTATEVLKFRDEAWQQYFSNPAYLKLVETKFGENERANVEAMAKVRLRRKLLGD, from the coding sequence CTCGCACAATCATGTCGCGCAAGGGGTTTTGGCGTGATGATTCTAGATTGTGACGCGGAGAAATTATCGCTGTCCGAAGCTGTGACTCGGATTCAAGGTGAAAGTCCTCGTCTCGTCGTGTTCGTGGTGTACGGGCAAAATCCTAATTCTGGGACGACCGGCATGATCGGGGCCAGCGCACTTGCAGCCGAACTGAAGCAGCAGCATCCGAACGTTCCCGTTTGTTTCGTCGGGTCTCATATCAGCGCCTTGCCGATCGAGGTTCTGCAGCTTCCGTTTGTCGATTTCGTGCTTCTTAACGAAGGCGTGTATGCGTTGCAGAATCTTTTGCAGACTGACCTCCAGTCCCGGCTGGAGGTTGTGAAGGGAATTGGGTACAAGACACGGGATTCCGGAGGATCGTGTCGAGTGGTCTTGAATGAGCCGCAATCGGTTGTACCGCAAGATCGGATGGACACCGATATGCCGGGCTACGCATGGGATCTTTTGCCATATCGGTCACGGCCGCTGGATTTGTATCGGGCGCATTTTTGGCATGCTGAGTTCGATCATGAGAAGCGCACGCCCTTCGCCGCGATCTACACATCCTTGGGATGCACGTTTGCCTGTGATTTCTGCATGATCAATATCCTCAACCGTGTCGATAATGGTAGTTCGGTTGATGCGGCGCAGTCACGTGGTATGCGTTTCTGGAGTGCGAAGCTCATTGCCGGAGAGCTGGAGAAGCTGGCGGAAATGGGGGTGGAAACTATCCGCATCAGCGACGAAATGTTCTTCTTGAATCGGAAGTACTACGAGCCTTTGTTACAGGACGTTATCCAGCGCAATTTGGCTTTGCGGATGTGGGCCTATGCCAGAGTCGATACGGTACGCCATGAATATATCGACCTGTTTAGGCGAGCCGGCATCAATTGGCTGGCGCTTGGAATTGAAGCCGGCAACCAAACGGTGCGGCAAGAGGTCTCGAAGGGATCTTTCCAAGAAGTCAATATCCGGGCGGTGTGCGATAAGGTTCGAGCCGAGGGGATGAACATCATCAGTAACTACATTTTTGGATTTCCAGACGATACGCTGGAGACGATGAGGGAGACATCGGATTTAGCGCTTGAACTGAATACGGAAATGGCCAATATGTATCCCTGTCAAGCTTTGCCGGGAAGTCCGATGTACCACATGGCCAAACAACAGGGTTGGAAGCTGCCGGAGAGCTACAGCGGGTACGCCTTCCTGTCGTACGATAGTCAGCCTCTTCCGACAAAACACGTCACGGCGACGGAGGTGCTGAAGTTTCGAGATGAGGCATGGCAGCAGTACTTTTCGAATCCTGCATACCTGAAATTGGTCGAAACGAAGTTTGGAGAGAACGAGCGGGCAAACGTCGAAGCTATGGCCAAGGTGCGGTTACGTCGGAAACTGCTCGGCGATTGA